Genomic window (Staphylococcus debuckii):
CGATTGCTACTGAGAGTGTTGCTAAGATTGGCAGAATCATAGTGGCTGTCGCAGTATTAGAAGTCACCTCAGTTAAGAATAGAACAAACATCGTAATAACAATAACGATGAGAAGCGGACTAACGCCATTTAAAGCTACTAATTGCTGGCCTAACCATTTAGCTAAACCACTTTCCGAGATACCTTTTGCAAGTGCTAAACCGCCTCCGAAGAGAATTAAAACGCCCCAAGGCAACTCTTTAGCAACTTCCCAATCAATAATTCTTTTATATTTTTTAGTATTTTTAGCTGGAATAATGAAGAGCAGAATTGACACGAACATTGCAATCGTTCCATCTTGAACTAAAGATGTCGGCCCCCACTGCTTTAAGACAAATTCGCGGATAATCCACAGAATACTGGCTATAGTAAAGACAGTGAATACAACTTTCTCTTCATATGAGACCTTTCCTAATTCTTTCAACTTCGTTTTAATAAGTGCATCTCCGCCAGGCAAATATTTTAACTCTTGTTTAAATGCCACATAGCGCAAATATAACCATGTTAAAAATAATAGAACAATGACTGTCGGCACACCGATAATCATCCATTTAGCGAAACTAATTTCATGTCCGAAAGCTGCATGATACTGTCCTTTTAAAATAATCAATGGCGGTGTCCCGATTAACGTTCCCATACCGCCTATAGTACCAGCATATCCGATTGCCAACACTAAGGATTGTTCAAATTTCGATAAACTTTTCTCATGATGTTCTTTCTCATTTAATTTTTTAGCTTCTGCAATGATTGCTAAACCAATAGGAATCATAATCATTACTGCTGCTGTATTGGATACGAACATAGATAAACCGCCTGTTGCTAACATAAACCCAAGTAATATTTTACCTGTACTTGTTCCAATACTATTAATAATAATTAAAGCTACCCGTGTATGTAAGTTCCATCTTTCCATTGCTATTGCTAAGATAAATCCTCCTAAGAATAAGAAGATAATATCATTGCCATATTCTGAAGTAACTTGAGCCGGATCCATAACATGTCCAATCGGCATCAGTACTAGCGGCATTAAGCTGGTCGCTGGTATAGGTATAGCTTCGGTTATCCACCATACAGCAATCCATGCTGTACTCGCCATCACAAATACCCCTTTGTAACCTAAACCTTCTGGATGTACAAATAATAAAATTAAAGCAAATAAAACAGGTCCCAATATAAGCCCAATCAATTGTCCTAAATTATAAGGCTTATTTTTCTTCTTATTGGAAAAGAATGTCAGACTGCCTGTCATGAAAAAATTGCTGTTATGTTGTTTCAGCATAACAATCCCCCCTCTTTCAATAGCTGTGTATCTATTTAAATAAAATAAATATATCTATTGCTTAGATATGCTATTGTTTTATTAAGTTTATCATAATTTTCTGGATATTTAGACATTTTCGTGAAAACGAATACATAATTTTAGGTTATGTATTTTGATAACTTATATTTATTATTGATGAGGGCAGGAGTTTCGGGAGTGAAAAGTAATGTTGGATAGGTAGTGAGAAGCGGAGTGAAACATGAAGTAAAGACTGCTGTCTCTAATATTTTGAAGTTCTCTTTTTAGATTAACCTCTGTCAGAGCAATTGGCCGAATATACTACATCTAATAAGAAAGAACCGAGACATTTAATGTGTCCCGGTTCCTCTATATTAATCGAAAATAACACAAACACCTTCTGCTGCATGGTGTTGGCCATCTGTTAAACTCAGTTTGCCGCTTTCTTGATGACGTTCGAAAACAGTAACTTTATACTCGCCTTCTTGGTGTGCACACACTAAGTAGTTATCATCTTCTGTGATGTTGAAATCACGCGGGAATTCATCACCACTTGGTACAATTTCTACAAACTCCAGTTCATCACCTTTTTCATTGACTGCAAAAACTGCAATACTATCATGACCACGATTACTGATATAT
Coding sequences:
- a CDS encoding SLC13 family permease; its protein translation is MLKQHNSNFFMTGSLTFFSNKKKNKPYNLGQLIGLILGPVLFALILLFVHPEGLGYKGVFVMASTAWIAVWWITEAIPIPATSLMPLVLMPIGHVMDPAQVTSEYGNDIIFLFLGGFILAIAMERWNLHTRVALIIINSIGTSTGKILLGFMLATGGLSMFVSNTAAVMIMIPIGLAIIAEAKKLNEKEHHEKSLSKFEQSLVLAIGYAGTIGGMGTLIGTPPLIILKGQYHAAFGHEISFAKWMIIGVPTVIVLLFLTWLYLRYVAFKQELKYLPGGDALIKTKLKELGKVSYEEKVVFTVFTIASILWIIREFVLKQWGPTSLVQDGTIAMFVSILLFIIPAKNTKKYKRIIDWEVAKELPWGVLILFGGGLALAKGISESGLAKWLGQQLVALNGVSPLLIVIVITMFVLFLTEVTSNTATATMILPILATLSVAIGVHPLLLMVPAAMASNCAYMMPVGTPPNAIVFGTGLISIKKMASVGFWVNMISAILIILVVYFLMPFALGIDISEPLKLVK